A genomic segment from Flexistipes sp. encodes:
- the thiC gene encoding phosphomethylpyrimidine synthase ThiC gives MTQLEAAKKGRITPEMGIAAKHEDLAAEEIRKKIAEGVAVIPKNINHDFKNIMAIGQGLKTKINANIGTSGDCPSIEREVRKLEVALKYGTDSVMDLSTGDDLNEARMSILKNSTVMVGAVPLYAVAAKMADEDIPTHRMDGEELLKSIDEQCRQGIDYITVHCGVTKESVKRMDASDRVCGIVSRGGSILADWIRKNGKENPLYEYFDELLEIAYKYDVTLSLGDGFRPGSIADATDRPQIDELIILGELSKRAYEKNVQVIIEGPGHVPLDQIETNMKLQKSLCNNAPFYILGPLPTDIAPGYDHITSAIGGAIAASAGADFLCYVTPAEHLCLPDEDDVREGVIASKIAAHIADISKGVKGALQRDIKMSEYRKNLDWEGMFKTSVDPEKARSRFRQNMDINSCTMCGKLCAVKIDQK, from the coding sequence ATGACACAACTTGAAGCTGCAAAAAAGGGCAGGATTACACCTGAAATGGGAATTGCCGCTAAACATGAAGACCTGGCTGCTGAGGAAATTAGAAAGAAAATAGCCGAAGGCGTGGCCGTAATCCCCAAAAATATAAACCATGATTTTAAGAACATTATGGCCATAGGTCAGGGCTTAAAAACAAAGATAAATGCCAATATCGGTACCAGCGGTGACTGCCCTTCCATAGAGAGAGAGGTGCGGAAACTTGAGGTTGCTCTGAAATACGGCACTGACAGTGTGATGGATCTTTCCACGGGCGATGACCTCAATGAAGCGAGGATGAGTATACTTAAAAATTCCACTGTGATGGTGGGTGCAGTGCCTCTGTATGCAGTGGCTGCAAAAATGGCGGATGAAGATATTCCAACCCACAGGATGGACGGTGAAGAACTTCTCAAATCGATAGATGAGCAATGCCGGCAGGGGATAGATTACATAACGGTTCACTGTGGAGTAACAAAAGAATCTGTAAAAAGGATGGATGCAAGTGACAGGGTTTGCGGCATTGTCAGCCGGGGTGGTTCAATTCTCGCCGACTGGATAAGGAAAAACGGTAAAGAAAATCCGTTATATGAATATTTTGACGAGTTGCTTGAAATTGCTTACAAATATGATGTTACATTGAGCCTCGGTGACGGCTTCAGGCCGGGCTCAATAGCGGATGCTACAGACAGACCCCAGATTGATGAATTAATTATTTTAGGTGAGCTTTCCAAAAGGGCTTATGAAAAAAATGTACAGGTAATAATCGAAGGTCCGGGTCATGTACCGCTTGACCAGATTGAGACGAACATGAAGCTGCAAAAAAGCTTGTGTAACAATGCTCCGTTTTATATACTTGGGCCTCTTCCCACGGATATCGCGCCGGGGTATGATCATATAACGAGTGCCATCGGAGGGGCAATTGCCGCATCGGCCGGAGCTGATTTTCTGTGTTACGTTACGCCCGCCGAGCACCTCTGTCTGCCGGATGAAGATGATGTCAGGGAAGGTGTGATTGCCTCTAAAATAGCTGCCCATATCGCTGATATCTCAAAAGGTGTGAAAGGGGCTTTGCAGAGGGATATTAAAATGAGCGAATACAGAAAGAATTTGGACTGGGAAGGTATGTTTAAAACTTCGGTGGATCCTGAAAAAGCCAGATCCAGGTTCAGACAGAATATGGATATCAATTCGTGTACAATGTGTGGTAAATTATGTGCAGTAAAAATAGATCAGAAGTAG